The window TCACGAACAGTGCCAGCAGCGTGGATTGTTAACCTTCAGTGAGTTGAGCGGTGTTATCTGCGATGCCCTGACGCACAGCGATCCTGCGGCCGCCGTTGCCACTTGGCGCCTGCCGAACCAGATAGTGATGTACGGTTTCGACGATCAGGCCCCTGCGCTGCTGCAGTTGCTGGAGGCGCTGACCGGGTGCGGTTGCCAGTTGATTCATGTGGCAGAGCCCGAACCGACTCCGCAGGTGAGTTTGTGCAGTTTCAGCGATCCGCAGGCGGAGCTGGAGAGCGTCGCCACTTGGTGTTACCAGGCGATCGCCGCGCAGCCGGTACAACAGATTGGGGTAGTGATCCCGGATCTCAGCGCGCGACGGGCCGAAGTCGAGCGCCATTTCAACCGGGTATTCGACCCGCACGGTATTTTGCCCACAACCCCGCAACACGCCCCCGGCTTCAATATGTCGGCGGGCCAGCCATTGGCGCAGGTGCCTGTTATGCAGGCGGCGCTGCAGGCGCTTCAGCTCAATCGCGCGCGGCTCGAGCTGGAAACCGCAAGTGCTTTGCTGCTGTCGCCTTTTCTGGGAATACAGTCCGAACTGGCGGCGCGCGCGCTGCTGGATGTGCGTCTTCGTGAGCAGGGCGAACTCAGTCCTTCGCGCCAGTTGTTGCGCACCAGCGCAGCGGAATTTTGTGACGATGAGGGGCTGCCCCTGTGCGAACACTGGTATCACGCGCTGGACGACTTCGATAAGCTCGCCAAACAGTATGGCCCCAGCGCGCGCTTGCCGAGCGAATGGCTGCCCGTTTTTATGGCGCAATTGCAGTGCCTCGGCTGGCCGGGGGATCGCACCTTGGATACCCTGGAGTATCAGCAGGTGCAGGTGTGGCAAACCTGTCTGGATGAGTTTGCCGCGCTCGATGTGGTTACCGCGCCCATGGCCTGGAGCGAGGCGTTGAGTCTGCTGCGGCGGTTGCTGCAACAGCGCAGTTTCCAGCCGCAAACGCGGATTTCGCCGGTGCAGATACTCGGCAGTCTGGAGGCGGCCGGGTTGCCCTTCGATCAGCTCTGGGTCATGGGCCTGGACGACGAGGCCTGGCCGCCCGCGCCGTCACCCAATCCGCTGTTGCCGCTCGCGGTGCAGGTCGCGCACAACACACCGCAGAGTTCGGCTGAGCGGGAGTTTCGCTACGCGCGCAATCTGACCCAGCGCTGGCTGGCGAGCGCATCGCAGGTCACGTTCAGTTACGCCGCGACCAGAGACGACAAACAGCTGCAGCCCAGCCCCTTGGTACAGGCGTTTGCGCAAACCCGCGAGGCCGTCCCCCTGTTCACCGCGTGGGAGCAATTGCAGTGGCAAAGCCGTGAAATGGAGTCGATTGAGGACACAAACGCGGGCGGGGTTGCCGAGGTGCAACGCATTCGCGGCGGTGCGGCTATTTTGCGCGATCAGGCGGCGTGCCCGTTTCAGGCGTTTGCCCGCCATCGCCTGCGCGCCAGCGAGGTACCGGAGGTGGTACTCGGCCTGGATGCCGCTGAACGCGGTAATTTGCTACATCACGCGATGGAAATTGTCTGGCGCAAGCTCGGCGATCAGGCGGGCTTACTGGCGCAGTCGAACGAGCGTTTGCTCGCCCTGGTGGATGAAGCCATTGCCGATGCGCTGCGCGATATCCGCCGCAAAAGCTTTGTCGGTTTCCGCTTTGTGGAGCTGGAAACCCGGCGTCTGGCCGGGCTTGTCTGCGCCTGGCTGGAACTGGAAAAAAAGCGCGCGCCCTTTACCGTGGTGTTTAACGAAAGCCGCAAAGATCTCACCCTGGCAGGCCTGCCTTTAAGTGTTCGCTACGATCGGGTGGATGCGTTGGCCGATGGCGGTCTGTTTGTTATCGACTACAAAACCGGGTTGACCGCGGTGAAATCCTGGGAGGGTGAGCGGCCGGATCAGCCCCAGGTCCCGCTATACGCCATTGCCAACCGCGAGAAGGTTGTCGCGGCGGCGTTTGCGCAAATTAACTCCCGCGAAATCGCTCTCAAAGGTCTGGCGGATGTGCCTGATGTGGCGCCCGGCCTCAAGCACCCAGCGGACAGCGGTCTCGATCTGCCCGGGGTATGGAAAGATCTGCTTGCCCAGTGGCAACAAACCCTGGAGCAGCTGGCGAGTGACTTTTTAGCCGGTGAGGCCGCGGTTGCACCCAAGGTTCCAGGCTCCACCTGCCGCTATTGTGAGTTGAAAGGGTTTTGTCGTATCCGCAGTGTGACCGACGATGAGGAGGATACGCCATGATTATTGCCGACAGTACCGAACGGCGCACTGCACTTGAACCGGACCAATCGTTTATCTGCGAAGCCCCCGCTGGCAGCGGTAAAACCGAATTGCTGACGCAGCGCTATCTGGTGTTGCTCGCCCGGGTGCGCCGTCCGGAAGAAATTCTGGCGATTACTTTCACGCGCAAAGCGACTGGCGAAATGCGTGAGCGGGTCCTGCATGCATTGCATCTTGGCCGCGGCCCGGAGCCGGAGGAGGCCCACCGCCAGCTTACCTGGCAACTGGCGCGGGCCGTTCTGGCCGCTGATCAACAGCATCAGTGGCAGTTGCTGGACAATCCCAATCGCCTGCAAATCAAAACCTTCGACAGCCTGTGCAGCTCCCTGACCCGCCAGTTGCCAATGGAGTCGTCGTTTGGCAGCCAGCCGCAGATTACCGACGACAGTGCGGAGCTTTACCGCAGCGCCGTGCATGCGCTGCTGGGCACGCTGGAGGAAGACAGTGCATGGGCGGTAGCGCTGGGTGTGGTGCTGGATTTTCTCGACAACCGCTTCGACCGCTTCGAGGCGCTGATGGGCCAGTTGCTCGCCAAGCGCGAGCAGTGGCTGCCGCTGTTGGGCGGGAGGCCAGACGGTGCGCCGATTCGTGAGTTGCTGAGTGAACACTTTGCCACGGTGGTGTACGAAACCATCGACGCGGTGGTAGCGCGGATTCCGCCAGCCCTGCAGGCGCAGTGGGTGGAACTGGCCGCCTACGGCGCGGCGAATGTGCGCGCGGCGGGCAAGGCGTCTGCGCTGTCCGCCTGCATCGACATTGATCTCGATGAGAGCCGTCAGCTGCCGGATGCGGACGCGTTGCCGCAATGGCTGGGTTTAATCGAACTGGTGTTCACCCAAAAGCAGGAGTGGCGCAAGAGCGTTACGGTGGCGCAGGGGTTTCCGCCGGGCAAGGGCGCGGATAAAAAAGCCTGTGATGCGCGCAAGCAGCAACTCAAAGCCCTGATTGCCGAGCTGCAGTCGGTGCCGGGGCTGGACGATCAGCTCGCCGATATTTTGCAGCTGCCCGCTGCGGATGTGGACGACAGCCAATGGCAATTACTGGACGCCCTGTTCACGGTGTTGCCGATGTTGTCGGCGCAGTTAACCCTGGTGTTCAAAGAGCTGAACCGGGTGGATTTTACGGAGGTCAGTCTCGCGGCGCGGCGGGCGCTGGGCAGTGCGGAGTCGCCGAGTCAACTGGCGATGAAAATGGACTATCGCCTGTCGCATATTCTGGTGGACGAGTTTCAGGATACCTCGGCCGCTCAAGTAGAACTGTTAAACCAGCTAACCGCA of the Teredinibacter turnerae T7901 genome contains:
- a CDS encoding PD-(D/E)XK nuclease family protein, whose amino-acid sequence is MQSQHALSALLHEHFSGDLPANGLVLTPNERLSRFVQTSYGDFQRAQGKTAFANLRCRSYQGWLQDLWQRLTLDGRHPRSAQVLMTQQQEMLLWETVITSHPDTPPLLNSVATAKNAQDAWRLVCEWALPVDSFETDELLQSHQLFLAWVAAFHEQCQQRGLLTFSELSGVICDALTHSDPAAAVATWRLPNQIVMYGFDDQAPALLQLLEALTGCGCQLIHVAEPEPTPQVSLCSFSDPQAELESVATWCYQAIAAQPVQQIGVVIPDLSARRAEVERHFNRVFDPHGILPTTPQHAPGFNMSAGQPLAQVPVMQAALQALQLNRARLELETASALLLSPFLGIQSELAARALLDVRLREQGELSPSRQLLRTSAAEFCDDEGLPLCEHWYHALDDFDKLAKQYGPSARLPSEWLPVFMAQLQCLGWPGDRTLDTLEYQQVQVWQTCLDEFAALDVVTAPMAWSEALSLLRRLLQQRSFQPQTRISPVQILGSLEAAGLPFDQLWVMGLDDEAWPPAPSPNPLLPLAVQVAHNTPQSSAEREFRYARNLTQRWLASASQVTFSYAATRDDKQLQPSPLVQAFAQTREAVPLFTAWEQLQWQSREMESIEDTNAGGVAEVQRIRGGAAILRDQAACPFQAFARHRLRASEVPEVVLGLDAAERGNLLHHAMEIVWRKLGDQAGLLAQSNERLLALVDEAIADALRDIRRKSFVGFRFVELETRRLAGLVCAWLELEKKRAPFTVVFNESRKDLTLAGLPLSVRYDRVDALADGGLFVIDYKTGLTAVKSWEGERPDQPQVPLYAIANREKVVAAAFAQINSREIALKGLADVPDVAPGLKHPADSGLDLPGVWKDLLAQWQQTLEQLASDFLAGEAAVAPKVPGSTCRYCELKGFCRIRSVTDDEEDTP